One genomic segment of Prochlorococcus marinus str. MIT 0919 includes these proteins:
- a CDS encoding DNA polymerase III subunit alpha, which translates to MGFVPLHNHSDYSLLDGASQLPSMVERAKELGFPALALTDHGVMYGAIELLKLCKKAGIKPIIGNEMYIINGSIEDPQQKKEKRYHLVVLAKNDVGYKNLVKLTTISHLKGMRGRGIFSRACIDKGLLKTYSEGLIVSTACLGGEIPQAILRGRYDTAVDVAKWYKDVFDDDFYLEIQDHGSVEDRIVNVGICRIAKELDIKLVATNDAHYLTKDDVEAHDALLCVLTGKLISDEKRLRYTGTEYLKSEEEMNKLFLDHLDPKLIHEAINNTEKVACKVEEYNVLGTYKMPQFPVPEETSSIDYLKKVSLDGLKERLDISKVDLIDKEYLNRLNSEIKIIDQMGFPTYFLVVWDYIRFARNNGIPVGPGRGSAAGSLVAYSLGITNIDPVSNGLLFERFLNPERKSMPDIDTDFCIERRGEVIDYVTRRYGEDKVAQIITFNRMTSKAVLKDVARVMDIPYGDADRLAKLIPVVRGKPAKLSEMIGKDTPNTDFRDKYQKDPLIKKWLDMAIRIEGTNKTFGVHAAGVVIASDPLDSLVPLQRNNDGQIITQYFMEDIESLGLLKMDFLGLKNLTMIEKAVGLVEDSVGEKIHINNLSMDDDKTFELLSRGDLEGVFQLESSGMRQIVKDLRPSSLEDISSILALYRPGPLDAGLIPKFINRKHGKEKVDFPHSSLAPILSETYGIMLYQEQIMKIAQDLAGYSLGQADLLRRAMGKKKVEEMQKHRSFFLEGSKKNGIDSKIANDLFDQMVLFAEYCFNKSHSTAYGAVTYQTAYLKAHYPVAYMAALLTVNSGSSDKVQRYISNCNSMGIEIMPPDVNSSGIDFTPKENTILFGLSAVRNLGDGVIRKLIKSREEDGPFDSLADICDRIPSNTLNRRGLEALIHSGALDSFDEESNRAQLMANLDLTIDWAASRARDRISGQGNLFNMSSNASQDSTAEMIYSPPQAPSVDDYSPIEKLRLEKELIGFYLSDHPLKQLSSPAKLIAPISLGALDEQIDKSKVSVIAMINEIRVVTTRKGDRMAILQIEDLTGSCEAVVFPKSYQRLLDHLVSEARLLVWASVDRRDENVQLIVDDCRSIDEMKFVLVDLLPEHIADISYQYRLRECLYSHRPSKDELGVRVPVVAVIRDGDHPKYVRLGHQFCVKDADAAVESLQRISFQASCSASLVK; encoded by the coding sequence ATGGGATTCGTACCTTTACATAATCACAGTGATTACAGTCTGCTTGATGGAGCAAGTCAGTTGCCATCTATGGTTGAGAGAGCAAAGGAGCTTGGATTTCCAGCACTTGCGCTAACTGATCATGGAGTTATGTATGGGGCAATTGAGCTTTTGAAGTTATGTAAGAAAGCAGGCATCAAGCCTATTATTGGCAATGAAATGTATATTATTAATGGCTCAATTGAAGACCCTCAGCAAAAAAAAGAGAAAAGATATCACCTAGTTGTTCTTGCAAAGAATGATGTTGGTTATAAGAATTTAGTTAAATTAACAACTATAAGTCATTTAAAAGGGATGAGAGGTCGAGGGATTTTCTCAAGAGCATGCATTGATAAGGGTCTATTAAAAACTTATTCAGAAGGTTTAATAGTTTCAACAGCATGTCTTGGTGGAGAAATACCTCAAGCTATTTTGCGAGGTAGATACGATACTGCAGTCGATGTTGCTAAATGGTATAAAGATGTTTTTGATGATGACTTTTATTTAGAAATTCAAGATCATGGCTCAGTAGAAGATCGGATAGTAAATGTAGGTATTTGTCGCATAGCAAAAGAGCTTGATATTAAATTAGTAGCTACTAATGATGCACATTACCTCACCAAAGATGATGTAGAAGCTCATGACGCATTGTTATGTGTTCTTACCGGAAAACTGATTAGTGATGAAAAGCGGTTGAGATATACCGGGACAGAATATTTAAAATCAGAAGAAGAGATGAATAAACTCTTTTTAGATCATTTAGACCCAAAACTAATACATGAAGCAATAAATAATACAGAGAAAGTTGCTTGTAAGGTCGAAGAATATAATGTATTAGGGACTTATAAAATGCCACAGTTCCCTGTGCCAGAGGAAACTAGTTCGATTGATTATTTGAAAAAAGTTTCATTAGATGGCTTAAAAGAAAGACTTGATATAAGTAAAGTAGATTTAATAGATAAAGAATATTTAAATAGATTAAATTCAGAGATAAAGATTATAGATCAGATGGGTTTTCCAACTTATTTTTTGGTTGTATGGGATTATATTCGTTTTGCCAGAAATAATGGAATACCTGTAGGCCCTGGAAGAGGATCTGCTGCAGGTTCTTTAGTCGCTTACTCTTTGGGTATTACTAATATCGACCCAGTAAGTAATGGACTTTTGTTTGAAAGATTTCTAAATCCTGAAAGAAAATCTATGCCTGATATAGATACTGACTTTTGTATTGAAAGAAGGGGTGAAGTAATTGATTATGTGACTAGGCGTTATGGAGAGGATAAGGTAGCTCAAATTATAACTTTTAATAGGATGACCTCTAAGGCTGTACTTAAAGATGTCGCCAGAGTTATGGATATACCTTATGGAGATGCTGATAGGTTGGCAAAGTTAATACCTGTGGTAAGAGGTAAGCCAGCAAAGCTTTCTGAAATGATAGGGAAGGATACACCTAATACTGATTTCAGAGATAAATATCAAAAAGATCCTTTAATTAAAAAATGGTTAGATATGGCTATCAGGATTGAGGGTACAAATAAAACATTTGGGGTTCATGCTGCAGGTGTTGTAATTGCCTCTGACCCTTTGGACAGTTTAGTCCCTCTTCAGAGAAATAATGATGGTCAAATAATTACCCAATATTTCATGGAAGACATTGAATCTTTAGGCTTACTTAAGATGGATTTTCTTGGCCTTAAAAACTTAACGATGATAGAAAAAGCTGTAGGTCTCGTGGAAGATTCTGTTGGTGAAAAAATTCATATAAATAATTTAAGCATGGATGATGATAAAACTTTTGAACTTTTATCTAGGGGTGATTTGGAGGGTGTTTTTCAGCTTGAATCAAGTGGAATGCGCCAAATAGTAAAAGACTTAAGACCATCTTCTTTAGAAGATATATCTTCAATACTTGCCCTTTATAGGCCAGGCCCTTTGGATGCAGGGCTTATTCCTAAATTTATCAATCGAAAACATGGGAAGGAAAAAGTTGATTTCCCTCATTCTTCATTAGCTCCAATCCTCAGCGAGACTTACGGGATAATGCTTTATCAAGAGCAAATAATGAAAATTGCTCAAGACCTTGCTGGATATTCATTAGGTCAAGCAGATCTTTTAAGAAGAGCAATGGGTAAAAAAAAGGTTGAGGAAATGCAAAAACATAGATCATTTTTCTTGGAAGGTTCTAAGAAAAATGGAATTGATTCCAAAATCGCTAATGATTTATTTGATCAAATGGTTCTTTTTGCTGAGTATTGCTTTAACAAAAGTCACTCAACTGCATATGGAGCTGTTACTTATCAAACTGCATACTTGAAGGCGCATTACCCAGTTGCTTACATGGCAGCTCTATTAACTGTTAATTCAGGTTCGAGCGATAAAGTTCAGCGCTATATCTCTAATTGCAATTCAATGGGAATTGAGATAATGCCTCCAGATGTGAATTCTTCAGGAATTGATTTTACTCCTAAAGAAAACACTATTCTTTTTGGCCTTTCAGCGGTTAGGAATCTCGGTGATGGAGTAATTCGTAAATTGATCAAGTCTCGGGAAGAAGATGGACCATTTGATTCGTTGGCAGATATATGTGATCGAATCCCTTCTAATACTTTGAACAGACGGGGGTTGGAGGCATTGATACATTCTGGTGCACTTGACTCATTTGATGAGGAGTCAAATAGAGCCCAGCTAATGGCTAACCTCGATTTGACGATCGATTGGGCTGCATCTCGAGCTCGTGACCGTATTAGTGGGCAAGGGAATTTATTTAATATGAGTTCTAATGCTTCTCAAGATTCAACTGCTGAGATGATTTACTCTCCTCCTCAAGCTCCTTCTGTTGATGATTACTCTCCAATAGAAAAATTGAGATTAGAGAAAGAATTGATAGGCTTTTACCTTTCTGATCATCCCTTGAAGCAGCTTTCTTCCCCAGCAAAGTTGATAGCACCAATAAGTCTAGGAGCATTGGACGAACAAATTGATAAATCAAAGGTGAGTGTTATTGCAATGATTAATGAGATAAGGGTCGTTACCACCAGGAAAGGTGACAGGATGGCCATACTGCAAATTGAAGATTTGACCGGTTCTTGCGAGGCTGTGGTTTTCCCGAAAAGTTATCAAAGGCTTTTAGATCACTTGGTTTCTGAAGCAAGATTGTTGGTTTGGGCTTCCGTAGATCGAAGAGATGAAAATGTCCAGCTTATAGTTGATGATTGTCGTTCAATAGATGAAATGAAATTTGTTTTGGTAGATTTATTGCCTGAACATATAGCCGATATTAGCTATCAATATCGACTTAGAGAATGTCTATATAGCCATCGTCCTTCAAAAGATGAGTTAGGAGTAAGAGTACCAGTTGTTGCAGTTATTAGAGATGGAGACCATCCTAAATATGTACGTCTAGGACATCAGTTTTGTGTTAAAGATGCTGATGCAGCTGTTGAATCTTTGCAACGCATTTCCTTTCAGGCAAGCTGTAGCGCGAGCCTAGTTAAATAG
- a CDS encoding PAM68 family protein has translation MTNNFKASEKGPQKQITFENKTQIRSKNLGSKKKRDSFIPKVVANRMARRIAFTTGLPTLSGMGVFIGSYLLIVKGIADVPPAITLTSSALCFFVGLLGLSYGILSASWEESPGSLLGLENIRPNIGRMRTAFRAVSPKNQS, from the coding sequence ATGACTAACAATTTTAAAGCATCAGAGAAAGGGCCTCAAAAGCAGATTACTTTTGAAAACAAAACGCAAATTAGATCTAAAAACCTTGGCTCTAAAAAGAAGCGAGATTCATTTATACCGAAAGTAGTTGCAAATAGGATGGCTAGAAGGATTGCATTTACAACGGGCTTGCCAACTTTATCTGGGATGGGTGTATTCATAGGAAGTTATCTTCTTATTGTTAAAGGAATTGCAGATGTCCCACCAGCTATTACTCTGACCAGTTCAGCCCTATGCTTTTTTGTTGGCCTTTTAGGCTTGAGCTATGGCATACTTTCTGCAAGTTGGGAGGAGTCTCCAGGAAGCCTTTTAGGATTAGAGAATATACGTCCGAATATTGGAAGAATGCGAACAGCTTTTAGAGCTGTAAGTCCAAAAAATCAAAGCTAA
- the rpsO gene encoding 30S ribosomal protein S15 yields the protein MTLNTKEKQELINKHQTHGTDTGSAEVQVAMLSERISKLSNHLQKNIHDFSSRQGLLKMIGQRKRLLNYVRGKSDKRYNDLITKLKIRG from the coding sequence ATGACGCTAAATACTAAAGAGAAGCAGGAACTAATCAACAAGCATCAAACCCATGGAACCGATACTGGTTCTGCAGAAGTTCAAGTCGCAATGCTAAGCGAGAGGATTTCGAAACTAAGCAATCATCTTCAAAAAAATATTCATGACTTCTCTTCTAGGCAAGGACTTTTAAAAATGATTGGGCAAAGGAAGAGATTACTTAACTATGTTCGAGGGAAAAGTGATAAGCGCTATAATGATCTAATAACAAAATTAAAAATTAGAGGTTAA
- the ruvA gene encoding Holliday junction branch migration protein RuvA → MISWLKGDVIQNWHYGTRSGLVLACNGVGYEVQLTKRGLLTIKSCKEITLWIHEIVKEDGSNLFGFNQQQERDLFRKLISVNGVGPQTGMVLLEDNDFEQLLHTIISQDIKKLTRSSGIGNRTAQRLVLELESKLSDFELKANFPTPPLSINELPKDLSNEVKSTLENLGFSDPEILDALKAVSIEHCTETYPKGNNAVSTQKLDFDSLFKKTLTKLNQQTG, encoded by the coding sequence ATGATCAGCTGGCTTAAAGGTGACGTAATACAAAACTGGCACTATGGGACACGATCTGGGCTGGTATTAGCTTGCAATGGAGTTGGCTATGAAGTCCAACTTACTAAAAGGGGTCTTCTAACGATAAAGAGTTGCAAAGAAATAACTCTTTGGATTCATGAAATTGTGAAAGAAGATGGTTCGAACTTGTTTGGATTTAACCAACAACAAGAGAGAGACTTATTTAGAAAATTAATAAGCGTTAATGGAGTAGGGCCTCAGACGGGGATGGTACTTCTAGAAGATAATGACTTCGAACAACTATTACATACCATTATCAGTCAAGATATTAAAAAGCTAACTCGATCTTCGGGGATAGGCAATCGAACAGCCCAAAGACTGGTTTTAGAGCTAGAAAGTAAGCTATCTGACTTCGAATTAAAAGCAAATTTTCCAACTCCACCCCTCTCAATCAATGAACTTCCCAAAGATTTATCAAATGAGGTGAAAAGTACTCTTGAGAACCTCGGATTTTCTGATCCTGAAATTTTAGATGCTTTAAAAGCAGTTTCCATAGAACATTGCACAGAGACATACCCCAAAGGCAATAATGCTGTCAGTACTCAAAAGCTTGATTTTGATAGCCTTTTTAAAAAAACTCTCACAAAACTAAACCAACAAACTGGATAG
- a CDS encoding DMT family transporter has product MLLPLWGNHQNQEVQAFQSLIISALAFSLMTVCVKKIGGRLPVAELIFIRSVISLAITRFLLKKQGVNPWGSNKKLLLIRGLAGTGALFCIFKALFSLPIATATVIQYSYPTFTAIAAKIFLKESIRKRILIALILGWIGITLVAQPLKNNSLNLGMPIFALGIALIGAILTAFAYVCVRKLSEREHPLVIVHYFPLISAPICLPILLAEGVLPTEGEWIWLLGIGLFTQIGQQCITDGLRLLPAAHASSINYTQVIFAAIWGVLIFAEPLNRYLLSGAICVFGATLISVSARADLDLVIGSK; this is encoded by the coding sequence ATGCTCTTGCCATTATGGGGTAACCATCAGAATCAAGAAGTTCAGGCATTTCAATCATTAATCATTAGTGCATTGGCATTTAGTCTGATGACTGTATGCGTAAAAAAGATTGGAGGAAGACTACCAGTCGCAGAGCTAATCTTCATAAGGTCTGTTATAAGCCTTGCTATTACAAGGTTTCTACTGAAGAAGCAAGGAGTTAATCCTTGGGGTTCAAATAAAAAGTTATTACTTATAAGAGGTTTAGCAGGAACAGGAGCGTTGTTTTGCATTTTCAAAGCCCTATTTTCCTTACCTATTGCTACAGCAACAGTAATTCAATACAGTTATCCAACTTTTACAGCAATTGCTGCAAAGATTTTTCTAAAAGAATCTATAAGAAAAAGAATCCTTATTGCACTAATACTTGGATGGATAGGGATAACCCTTGTCGCACAACCTCTTAAAAATAACTCACTAAATTTAGGGATGCCTATTTTCGCACTTGGAATTGCTTTAATCGGCGCAATACTGACTGCTTTCGCTTATGTATGCGTTAGGAAGTTATCCGAGAGGGAACATCCTTTAGTTATCGTTCATTATTTCCCACTTATTTCGGCACCAATTTGCCTACCAATTTTATTAGCAGAAGGTGTTTTACCAACCGAGGGAGAATGGATATGGCTTCTCGGCATAGGTCTTTTTACTCAAATTGGGCAACAATGTATCACTGATGGATTACGTCTGCTTCCGGCAGCACATGCTAGCTCGATCAATTACACACAAGTGATATTTGCCGCCATCTGGGGAGTACTAATTTTTGCAGAGCCCTTAAACAGATACCTTTTATCTGGAGCAATATGTGTATTTGGAGCAACATTAATTAGCGTATCTGCTAGAGCAGATCTAGATTTAGTAATAGGATCAAAATAA
- the dnaG gene encoding DNA primase has product MVNPRIHPHTIEAVKDRADIVDVVGEHIVLKKKGKEYIGICPFHDDSKPSMTVSPAKQFYYCFSCGAGGNAIKFLMELQRESFVDVVLGLARKYQLPVETLEGPQQERLRQKLSRRDNLYKILDLAKGWFQSQLFSNEGKQALDYLVKKRKFNQSTIGEFELGFAPNSWDGLLKHLSHVESISQNLLEEAGLLIARKSGEGFYDRFRNRLMIPIKDRQGRVIGFGGRTLDGSDPKYLNSPETELFEKGSHLFALDKAVNSIRKIDKAVVVEGYFDAIALHAAGIANSVASLGTALSNKQITQLCRCSDSKRIILNFDSDGAGVRAANRAIGEVEHLAMQGQLELRVLHLPSGKDPDEYLQEHSPADYKALLEKSPLWIDWQIDQVFIGNDLSKADQFQRVVSGLVQLLGKLPQSAVRTHYLQKVAERLSGGQARIALQLEDDLRRQVKGQRWHGQSSRLDKPGDASLRERNEAEIIQLYLHCPIHRSTIRRELRQRELEDFALQHHRLLWSTISELEENNIGASLLESICRGDSLGEELSQIELPRLLLDQFAFENNSILSSRLMPLLELGELQKAAISKPILQLRGILAVLERQKSLRRCRHLIEAWSGQRLETLETCIASLLEQEKNNPNESCEMELRIDKMFDELNIDAINFQKLYYSERKHLVYLDKQRCAISNDQETRLA; this is encoded by the coding sequence ATGGTAAACCCTCGTATTCATCCACATACAATTGAAGCTGTAAAAGATAGAGCAGACATCGTTGATGTTGTAGGGGAACATATTGTTTTAAAGAAAAAAGGAAAGGAATATATCGGAATCTGTCCATTTCACGATGACAGTAAACCTTCTATGACTGTTTCTCCAGCAAAGCAATTTTATTATTGCTTTTCTTGTGGGGCAGGCGGAAATGCCATCAAGTTCTTGATGGAGTTGCAAAGAGAGAGTTTTGTAGATGTTGTTTTAGGCCTGGCTAGAAAATACCAACTACCTGTAGAAACTTTAGAAGGCCCTCAGCAAGAACGTCTTCGTCAAAAGCTATCTCGTAGGGATAATCTTTATAAAATTCTTGATCTGGCCAAAGGGTGGTTCCAATCTCAGTTGTTCTCTAATGAAGGTAAGCAGGCTCTTGATTATTTAGTTAAAAAGCGAAAGTTCAATCAGAGTACAATTGGTGAATTTGAATTGGGCTTTGCTCCTAACTCTTGGGATGGCCTTTTAAAGCATCTTTCGCATGTAGAAAGTATTTCTCAAAATCTATTGGAAGAGGCTGGTTTGCTTATTGCGCGCAAGTCTGGAGAAGGCTTTTATGATCGATTTCGGAATCGTCTTATGATTCCTATTAAGGATCGGCAAGGTAGGGTTATTGGCTTTGGAGGGAGAACACTTGATGGCTCAGATCCAAAATATTTAAATTCTCCTGAGACTGAACTCTTTGAGAAAGGTAGCCACCTTTTTGCTTTAGATAAGGCGGTCAACTCAATCAGAAAAATCGATAAAGCTGTTGTTGTAGAAGGATATTTTGATGCAATAGCTCTCCACGCTGCCGGAATTGCTAATTCAGTTGCTTCACTAGGAACTGCTCTTAGCAATAAGCAAATCACGCAGTTATGTCGTTGTAGTGATAGTAAGAGGATAATTCTTAACTTTGACTCTGATGGAGCAGGAGTTCGTGCTGCTAATCGAGCAATAGGAGAGGTTGAGCATTTGGCAATGCAGGGGCAATTAGAACTTCGAGTTTTACATTTGCCTTCAGGTAAGGACCCTGATGAGTACCTTCAAGAACATTCCCCCGCTGATTACAAAGCTCTTTTAGAGAAGTCTCCACTTTGGATTGATTGGCAAATTGATCAGGTTTTTATAGGCAATGATCTCTCTAAGGCTGATCAATTTCAACGCGTAGTGAGTGGCTTGGTTCAACTATTAGGTAAATTGCCTCAGTCAGCTGTACGTACACATTATCTCCAAAAAGTAGCTGAGCGATTAAGCGGGGGACAAGCTCGTATTGCCTTGCAGTTGGAAGATGACCTTCGCAGGCAGGTCAAGGGACAACGTTGGCACGGTCAATCTTCGCGACTCGATAAACCTGGTGATGCAAGCCTCAGGGAACGTAATGAAGCTGAAATTATACAGCTTTATCTCCATTGCCCTATTCATAGATCTACTATTCGTCGAGAATTAAGGCAAAGAGAATTAGAGGATTTTGCCCTTCAACATCATCGCTTGCTGTGGTCAACCATTAGTGAACTTGAAGAGAACAATATAGGAGCTTCACTTTTGGAGTCTATTTGTAGAGGTGACTCTCTAGGAGAGGAGCTTTCTCAGATAGAACTTCCTAGACTTCTGTTAGATCAATTTGCTTTTGAAAATAATAGTATTCTTTCTTCTAGGCTTATGCCCTTACTAGAACTTGGAGAACTGCAAAAGGCCGCAATATCTAAGCCTATCTTGCAACTTCGTGGGATTCTCGCAGTTTTGGAACGGCAAAAGTCTCTTAGACGTTGCCGTCACCTGATAGAAGCTTGGAGTGGTCAGCGGCTTGAAACCCTTGAGACGTGTATAGCTTCATTGCTTGAGCAAGAAAAAAATAATCCTAATGAGTCATGTGAGATGGAATTACGTATTGATAAAATGTTTGACGAGTTAAATATTGATGCTATTAATTTTCAGAAACTTTATTACAGTGAACGCAAGCACCTTGTTTATTTAGATAAGCAACGGTGTGCAATTTCTAATGATCAAGAGACGCGTTTAGCATGA
- a CDS encoding Y-family DNA polymerase: MAIVLIDANNFYAACEQVFDPSLVERPLVILSNNDGCVIARNAKARQLGVLMGQPYFKIRATLERLDVAVRSSNYALYGDMSQRLMTLLKIHCEEIEVYSIDEAFGEINRPPNKNLFPWARQLRANIYQSLGLPISIGIGINKGQAKLANHLAKTITNYAGIFDLENASNKEAFFESIAIEDVWGIGKKLAHWCRIKGIHNARQLRDMPSSELKAKCGVVGIRLQKELQGYTCVPLSVYPSAKQETCVSRSFSKPITKIEELRQAIATYVVRAGEKLRKQNQYAGSITVFTRTSNYTKNFYSQSATRQLYLHSNDTAVLLRVSLDLVERIFCPYHKLIKAGVIMQNLTRNDHLQLHLLKQQKPQKYLQRERLMSVIDHLNQLYGNGTIQWAACGVSRHWEMRRQNLSPAATTRLKDIPIVNA, encoded by the coding sequence ATGGCAATCGTACTAATCGATGCTAATAACTTTTACGCAGCTTGTGAACAAGTTTTCGATCCGTCTTTAGTTGAACGTCCTTTAGTGATTTTATCCAACAATGATGGATGCGTTATAGCCCGCAATGCCAAAGCTCGACAACTTGGAGTCCTTATGGGACAACCGTATTTCAAAATACGTGCAACGTTAGAAAGACTTGACGTTGCAGTACGAAGTTCAAATTATGCCTTGTATGGTGACATGAGCCAAAGGCTAATGACTCTTCTTAAAATTCACTGTGAAGAAATCGAGGTCTATTCAATTGACGAAGCTTTTGGAGAAATCAACCGTCCTCCCAATAAAAACCTTTTCCCTTGGGCAAGGCAACTACGAGCAAACATATATCAAAGCCTAGGGCTCCCGATCTCAATTGGCATTGGCATAAACAAAGGGCAAGCAAAACTCGCCAACCACTTAGCAAAAACAATAACGAATTATGCGGGAATATTTGATCTAGAGAATGCAAGCAACAAAGAAGCGTTTTTTGAAAGCATTGCAATAGAAGATGTATGGGGTATTGGGAAAAAACTAGCTCACTGGTGTCGCATTAAAGGTATTCATAATGCCAGACAACTACGGGACATGCCAAGTAGTGAGCTAAAAGCAAAGTGTGGAGTTGTAGGGATACGTCTACAAAAAGAATTGCAAGGGTATACCTGCGTGCCTTTATCGGTTTACCCAAGTGCCAAGCAAGAGACTTGTGTAAGTAGAAGCTTTAGCAAGCCTATAACAAAGATAGAAGAATTGCGTCAAGCAATAGCAACATACGTTGTACGAGCAGGTGAGAAATTAAGAAAGCAAAACCAATATGCTGGCTCTATAACAGTATTCACACGCACAAGCAATTATACAAAAAACTTTTATAGTCAATCTGCCACAAGACAGCTATATCTTCACAGCAATGATACGGCCGTACTGCTAAGAGTTTCTTTAGACTTGGTAGAACGTATCTTTTGCCCATATCACAAACTTATAAAAGCAGGGGTTATCATGCAAAACCTGACAAGGAACGATCATCTACAGCTACATCTTCTGAAACAGCAGAAGCCCCAAAAGTATTTACAACGAGAACGATTGATGAGCGTAATAGACCATTTAAATCAACTCTATGGAAACGGTACTATTCAATGGGCTGCATGCGGAGTAAGCAGACATTGGGAAATGCGACGCCAGAACTTAAGTCCAGCAGCAACCACACGACTAAAAGACATCCCTATTGTCAATGCATAA
- a CDS encoding LexA family protein, with translation MEASQLPIRLKDRLKKASLPLANEYVAAGFPSPAEDYIDNGIDLNEHLIRNPSSTFFLKVKGDSMINAGIESGDLLVVDRSINPQPGCVVVAMLDGAFTLKKLVFQKETLYLEAENPNYPSINLNNYDNVHIWGVAIYAIHKLSRIAKSF, from the coding sequence GTGGAGGCTTCTCAATTGCCAATCCGTTTAAAGGATCGCTTAAAGAAAGCATCCCTCCCTTTGGCTAATGAGTACGTAGCAGCAGGCTTCCCATCGCCTGCGGAAGACTACATTGACAACGGGATTGATCTCAATGAGCACTTGATCCGCAATCCTTCTAGCACCTTTTTTCTTAAAGTGAAGGGAGATTCCATGATTAATGCTGGGATTGAAAGCGGAGATCTTTTAGTTGTAGACCGAAGCATAAATCCTCAGCCAGGGTGTGTTGTAGTGGCCATGTTAGATGGGGCTTTTACTCTAAAGAAACTAGTTTTTCAAAAGGAAACTCTCTATCTAGAAGCAGAAAACCCTAATTATCCATCAATCAATCTCAATAATTACGACAATGTTCATATTTGGGGCGTAGCCATATATGCAATTCATAAGCTAAGCCGGATTGCCAAGTCATTTTAA
- a CDS encoding 23S rRNA (pseudouridine(1915)-N(3))-methyltransferase RlmH, which translates to MLNPSRYRVIAIGKIKKLWIKNGINIYLKRLPGLTVTELRDGDTKKETLAIKTSIKDGEILIALAEDGEKLTSIAFSEHLENIASQRIVFIIGGANGLSPEIKAMADYKISLSMLTFPHEIARLLLLEQLYRASTIIQGGPYHRH; encoded by the coding sequence TTGCTTAATCCATCCCGCTATAGAGTTATTGCTATAGGAAAAATAAAAAAGCTTTGGATTAAAAATGGAATCAATATTTACCTCAAAAGGCTGCCTGGATTAACAGTTACAGAATTACGCGATGGGGATACAAAGAAAGAAACTCTAGCAATTAAAACTTCGATTAAGGATGGAGAGATACTAATAGCCCTCGCAGAAGATGGTGAGAAATTAACTTCTATTGCTTTTTCAGAACATCTAGAAAATATAGCTTCACAACGGATCGTTTTTATCATTGGTGGAGCCAATGGACTTAGCCCTGAAATTAAAGCTATGGCTGACTACAAAATAAGCTTATCAATGCTGACCTTCCCGCACGAGATAGCCCGTCTTTTACTTTTAGAGCAACTCTATCGAGCGAGCACAATAATCCAAGGGGGGCCATATCACAGACATTAA